From a region of the Micropterus dolomieu isolate WLL.071019.BEF.003 ecotype Adirondacks linkage group LG21, ASM2129224v1, whole genome shotgun sequence genome:
- the LOC123960261 gene encoding glutathione S-transferase theta-3-like, with protein MMELYLDLHSQPCRSVFLFAKAVGIPFEFKLVDLATGQQYSEEFGKISITRKVPVMKDGSFILTESVAILKYLVQKYSSSVAEHWYPADLQQRARVNEYLSWQHMNLRAHGSKVFLLRTLFPVIMGSEAPKEKVDAAVDDLNQTLNLLEAKFLQNKPFIIGDKISLADLVAIVEIMQPVGSGLDVFQGRPKLIAWRERVKKEVGEKLFDEAHEVIMKVSSLPQKMQNSGDLEMLKPKLQKLFI; from the exons ATGATGGAGCTCTATCTCGACCTGCACTCCCAGCCCTGCCGCTCCGTCTTTCTGTTTGCCAAAGCGGTCGGGATTCCCTTTGAGTTTAAGCTTGTCGACCTCGCTACAG GGCAGCAGTACAGCGAGGAGTTTGGAAAGATCAGCATTACGAGGAAGGTTCCTGTCATGAAGGATGGAAGCTTCATTCTGACGGAGAG CGTTGCGATCCTGAAGTACCTGGTGCAGAAATATTCGTCATCGGTGGCAGAGCACTGGTATccagctgacctgcagcagcGAGCTCGTGTTAATGAATACCTGTCCTGGCAGCACATGAACCTCAGAGCTCATGGCTCAAAGGTCTTCTTGCTCAGG ACTCTGTTTCCTGTCATCATGGGCTCTGAGGCCCCGAAAGAGAAGGTGGATGCTGCTGTCGACGATCTGAATCAGACGCTCAACCTGCTGGAGGCGAAATTCCTGCAGAACAAACCGTTTATCATCGGCGACAAAATCTCTCTGGCTGATCTGGTGGCTATAGTTGAGATCATGCAG CCTGTTGGAAGTGGCCTGGATGTATTTCAAGGCCGGCCAAAGCTGATCGCCTGGAGAGAGCGAGTGAAGAAGGAGGTCGGTGAAAAGTTGTTTGACGAAGCTCATGAGGTGATCATGAAGGTGAGCAGCCTGCCGCAGAAGATGCAGAACAGCGGTGATCTGGAGATGCTCAAACCGAAATTGCAGAAGCTTTTCATCTGA